Proteins co-encoded in one Nothobranchius furzeri strain GRZ-AD chromosome 4, NfurGRZ-RIMD1, whole genome shotgun sequence genomic window:
- the LOC129153559 gene encoding N-acetylgalactosamine kinase-like, whose amino-acid sequence MSTNPPKLKIEITSNERLKNLKSAFETKYGESPLFYAYAPGRVNLIGEHIDYCGYSVLPMAIEQSILAAVSLNNSGKIHLSNTNPQYQDFTVSCSEDITIDKDNPKWFYYFLCGVKGIQEKFGITRLAGMSCVVDGTIPPSSGLSSSSALVCCSGLVTMEANQKSLSKVALAEICAKCERYIGTEGGGMDQSISFLAEKGTAKLIEFQPLRATDVQLPEGAVFVISNCCVEMNKAASSHYNIRVVECRIATKMLARARGLDPSGLSKLAQVQTELKASLEEMLALVQEVLDPEPYSREEVCKVLCVTPEQFFTELLSANTQHLTHFKLHQRAKHVYGEAARVMKFKSICDSGSAESIKLLGALMNQSHASCKDLYECSCPELDQLVDICLKSGAVGSRLTGAGWGGCAVSMVPSEKVESFLQAVRNAYYIPDPRRAAMEKQSLFVSKPGGGAAVFMEE is encoded by the exons ATGTCTACAAATCCCCCAAAGCTGAAGATAGAAATCACTTCGAACGAAAG GTTAAAAAACTTAAAAAGTGCTTTTGAAACAAAGTATGGAGAATCTCCCCTTTTCTATGCATATGCACCTGGAAGGGTCAATCTAATAG GTGAGCACATTGACTACTGTGGATATTCTGTGCTGCCGATGGCTATTGAGCAGAGCATCCTGGCAGCTGTGTCTTTGAATAACTCAGGGAAAATCCACCTGTCCAACACAAATCCTCAGTACCA GGATTTCACTGTGTCCTGCTCAGAGGACATCACCATTGACAAAGACAATCCAAAGTGGTTTTATTACTTCCTCTGTGGGGTCAAAGGTATCCAG GAGAAGTTTGGGATCACTCGTTTGGCAGGAATGTCGTGTGTTGTAGACGGAACAATTCCTCCAAGTTCGGGTCTGTCCAGTTCAAGTGCCTTAGTCTGCTGTTCTGGTCTTGTTACCATGGAGGCCAACCAGAAGTCCCTTTCCAAG gtgGCTCTAGCTGAGATATGTGCTAAATGTGAGCGCTACATCGGGACAGAGGGTGGAGGAATGGACCAGTCCATATCATTCCTGGCAGAGAAAGGAACT GCCAAGCTGATAGAGTTCCAGCCTCTGAGGGCCACTGATGTCCAGCTCCCAGAGGGGGCTGTGTTTGTGATTTCCAACTGCTGCGTTGAGATGAACAAAGCTGCTTCTTCTCACTACAACATCCGTGTGGTGGAGTGTCGGATAGCCACAAAG ATGCTTGCTCGGGCGAGAGGTCTGGACCCGAGTGGGCTGTCGAAGCTGGCTCAGGTTCAGACGGAGCTGAAGGCCTCCCTGGAGGAGATGCTGGCTCTGGTGCAGGAAGTGTTGGATCCTGAGCCGTACAGCCGAGAGGAGGTCTGTAAGGTGCTGTGCGTTACCCCAGAGCAGTTCTTCACCGAGCTGCTGAGCGCTAACACACAGCACC TCACACACTTCAAGCTGCACCAGCGGGCCAAGCATGTTTATGGAGAAGCGGCACGGGTGATGAAGTTTAAGAGCATTTGTGATTCTGGGTCTGCTGAGTCCATAAAGCTCCTGGGAGCGCTGATGAATCAGAGCCATGCAAGCTGCAAAGACCTGTATGAGTGCAGCTGTCCTGAACTGGACCAACTGGTGGACATTTGTCT GAAGTCTGGGGCTGTTGGTTCTCGGTTGACAGGTGCAGGTTGGGGAGGCTGCGCCGTCTCCATGGTTCCCAGTGAGAAGGTGGAGTCTTTTCTACAAGCTGTCAGGAATGCTTACTACATCCCTGACCCACGCAGAGCAGCGATGGAGAAACAGAGTTTGTTTGTATCAAAgcctggtggaggagctgcagtttTCATGGAGGAGTGA